One Desulfovibrionales bacterium genomic region harbors:
- a CDS encoding ATP-binding protein — protein MDLVRRRVQEKRGDYARYNFSEIQSNALKTFFDLAQEYDTLQNLYRVCVIVPKEYFNLESRLYLVSPVNNLRLVCSSAKDLYLEESDTNAAVRIENQAYLADESYVFPIKGNRLLTERLPFYAKDQLIGMLEVFPARGFADQDKFFFQKYANRIGYNINAKIVWQQNIDHIKFINSLVADIEHNVITPNIYYQVFFKNLQKKIAQCQVVENKLRETLSRVLVENRDYPDGILDQLDELTNKMKQDYEQVYQHYRNTSLFLETLFRRGHFERGQWTLRKSHINFNRDIITPQLERYQKQLIDRGVEIDNRMGGIPEEDIELTVDAGLIAQVYANLFSNAVKYTQGVIAADGRRVKRLAFGRERISDCFGQGKCGIKFNVFTTGPHLAPEEAARIFDEGYRGANATGQSGTGHGLHFIKSVIEVHGGVVGYEPVPEGNNFYFILPCSNN, from the coding sequence ATGGATCTGGTTAGAAGACGCGTCCAGGAAAAGAGGGGAGATTACGCGCGGTATAATTTTTCAGAGATACAAAGCAATGCCTTAAAGACTTTTTTTGACCTGGCCCAGGAATACGATACCCTACAGAATCTCTACCGGGTCTGCGTTATAGTCCCGAAGGAATATTTTAACCTGGAAAGCAGGCTCTACCTGGTCAGTCCTGTAAATAACTTGAGGCTGGTCTGTTCCAGCGCCAAAGACCTCTATCTTGAAGAATCGGATACCAATGCGGCCGTACGTATAGAAAATCAGGCCTACCTGGCCGATGAGTCTTACGTCTTTCCTATCAAAGGCAACCGCCTCCTGACGGAAAGACTACCATTCTATGCCAAAGACCAGCTTATCGGCATGCTTGAAGTGTTTCCGGCAAGAGGTTTTGCCGATCAGGATAAATTTTTCTTCCAAAAATACGCAAACCGTATCGGATATAACATCAATGCCAAGATCGTCTGGCAACAAAATATCGACCACATCAAGTTTATAAACAGCTTGGTGGCTGATATTGAACACAATGTAATTACGCCCAACATTTACTACCAGGTGTTTTTTAAAAACCTCCAAAAAAAGATAGCGCAATGTCAGGTGGTTGAAAATAAATTGAGAGAGACGCTCTCCCGGGTTTTAGTTGAAAATAGAGATTACCCGGACGGCATCTTAGATCAACTGGATGAATTGACAAATAAAATGAAGCAGGACTATGAGCAGGTCTATCAGCATTACAGAAACACCAGCCTGTTTTTGGAGACCTTATTCCGTCGCGGGCATTTCGAGCGCGGGCAATGGACCCTGCGAAAAAGTCATATCAACTTTAACCGGGATATTATCACCCCCCAGTTGGAACGCTACCAAAAACAACTAATAGACAGGGGCGTTGAGATTGATAACCGTATGGGCGGGATACCGGAAGAGGATATCGAACTTACCGTCGATGCCGGTTTAATAGCACAGGTCTATGCCAATCTGTTCTCTAATGCCGTCAAGTACACGCAGGGAGTAATAGCCGCTGACGGCCGGCGTGTGAAGCGCCTGGCCTTTGGTCGGGAGCGGATCAGTGATTGTTTCGGCCAGGGTAAGTGCGGGATTAAATTCAACGTATTTACAACCGGCCCTCACCTTGCACCGGAAGAGGCGGCCCGTATTTTCGATGAAGGCTACCGCGGCGCCAATGCCACAGGTCAATCAGGCACCGGACACGGCCTACACTTTATAAAGAGCGTCATCGAGGTACACGGCGGCGTGGTGGGCTATGAACCGGTTCCGGAGGGAAACAATTTCTATTTCATCCTTCCCTGCTCCAATAATTAA
- the porB gene encoding pyruvate synthase subunit PorB yields the protein MIKELENFKGFSAKKLPLADPLASGHRACQGCGEVLALKLAMKAIGMNSIVVSATGCMEIITSTFPQTAWNVPWLHVAFENAAAVASGTEAALKVLMRKGKIPQKHIDVVAIGGDGATADIGLQSLSGAMERGHDFVYICLDNEAYMNTGVQRSSSTPYGAMTTTSPPGKKSFGQATKKKNVPAIAVAHNIPYVATASPAYFLDLMNKAKKAALVKGPAYLHIYSSCPTGWRHGGDLAIEISKLAVETNVFPLYEVIEGKYIINRKITKPKPVAEYLKKQGRFRHLTDDLIAQIQRQVDEEYEKLLKLAGETA from the coding sequence ATGATCAAAGAGCTTGAAAACTTCAAGGGATTTTCGGCAAAGAAGCTGCCTCTCGCAGATCCTCTGGCCTCCGGGCACCGGGCCTGTCAGGGCTGTGGCGAGGTCCTGGCGCTTAAACTGGCTATGAAGGCTATCGGTATGAACAGTATCGTTGTCAGTGCCACGGGCTGTATGGAGATTATTACCTCCACCTTCCCGCAAACGGCCTGGAATGTACCATGGCTGCATGTAGCCTTTGAAAATGCGGCTGCTGTGGCCTCGGGCACGGAAGCGGCCCTGAAGGTGCTTATGCGCAAGGGCAAAATTCCACAAAAACATATCGATGTCGTAGCCATAGGCGGAGACGGGGCAACCGCCGATATCGGTCTCCAGTCCTTATCCGGCGCCATGGAGAGGGGCCACGACTTTGTCTATATCTGCCTGGATAACGAGGCCTACATGAACACCGGCGTACAGCGTTCAAGCTCTACGCCCTATGGCGCCATGACCACCACTTCTCCGCCGGGGAAAAAGAGTTTTGGGCAGGCGACGAAGAAAAAGAACGTTCCGGCTATTGCCGTGGCTCATAATATTCCTTACGTAGCGACGGCTTCGCCGGCCTATTTCCTGGACTTAATGAACAAGGCCAAAAAGGCCGCCCTAGTCAAGGGGCCCGCTTACCTGCATATTTACTCATCCTGTCCCACCGGCTGGAGACACGGCGGCGACCTGGCCATTGAGATAAGTAAATTAGCTGTAGAGACTAATGTCTTCCCACTTTATGAGGTCATAGAAGGTAAGTATATAATTAACCGTAAGATTACAAAACCAAAACCCGTAGCCGAGTATCTGAAGAAGCAGGGCCGGTTCCGTCATTTGACCGATGACCTTATTGCCCAGATCCAGAGACAGGTGGACGAAGAATATGAAAAGCTGCTAAAGCTGGCCGGTGAGACCGCATAA
- a CDS encoding transketolase C-terminal domain-containing protein: MAKRIGMEVSIAASEAVKLADVDLIAAYPITPQTHIVEHLSEVVADGELDAAFVPVESEHSAMSCCIGSSAAGARTFTATSSQGLALMHEILFIAPAMRLPIVMVVANRALSGPISIWNDHSDIMSEQDIAWIQTFAENGQEVFDLVLHAFRVAEDSKVLLPVIVNLDGFTLSHVIEPIEILDKAEVDKYLPPYKPKVRLDPRKPVSMGMVGIPEIYTEAKKATDEALINSKKVVLKAWKEFGDLFGRYYNPVESYKTEGAEVILITMGSISETAMTAIDKMREKGMPVGLVRFRLWKPFPAPEFKKAIAGVQTLAVVDRALSPGGACGPVAEEIKAALYAERGRPKVYNFIAGLGGRDVTVENFEEIVSKAFTYAKKRPKQLYEMIGVREI, from the coding sequence ATGGCAAAACGCATTGGGATGGAGGTTTCCATAGCCGCCAGTGAGGCCGTCAAATTGGCGGATGTCGATCTTATTGCGGCTTATCCGATCACTCCACAGACACATATTGTTGAACACCTCTCGGAGGTAGTGGCAGATGGGGAACTGGACGCCGCTTTTGTTCCGGTAGAATCCGAGCATTCCGCTATGAGCTGTTGTATCGGCTCTTCAGCCGCCGGCGCCCGAACCTTTACGGCTACAAGCTCACAGGGCCTCGCCCTTATGCACGAGATTCTCTTTATCGCCCCTGCCATGAGACTGCCTATCGTCATGGTAGTAGCCAATCGCGCGCTTTCCGGCCCAATCAGCATCTGGAACGACCATAGCGACATCATGTCCGAGCAGGATATCGCCTGGATACAGACCTTTGCGGAGAACGGGCAGGAGGTATTTGACCTGGTCCTGCATGCCTTCCGGGTGGCCGAAGATTCTAAGGTCTTGTTGCCGGTCATTGTCAACCTGGATGGTTTTACCTTGAGCCACGTCATTGAACCCATTGAGATACTGGATAAAGCCGAGGTGGATAAGTATCTCCCCCCATACAAGCCGAAGGTGCGCCTGGATCCGAGAAAGCCGGTATCTATGGGTATGGTAGGGATACCAGAGATATATACGGAGGCAAAAAAGGCCACGGATGAGGCCCTGATTAACTCTAAAAAGGTCGTTCTCAAGGCCTGGAAGGAATTCGGCGACCTCTTCGGGCGTTATTACAACCCCGTAGAGTCATATAAGACTGAAGGAGCCGAAGTTATTCTCATTACGATGGGGAGCATCTCCGAGACCGCCATGACCGCCATTGATAAGATGCGCGAAAAAGGGATGCCGGTAGGTCTGGTACGTTTCCGCCTTTGGAAGCCTTTCCCGGCTCCGGAGTTCAAAAAGGCTATCGCCGGCGTCCAGACACTGGCCGTAGTAGATCGGGCTTTATCTCCGGGTGGGGCCTGCGGCCCGGTGGCCGAAGAGATTAAGGCCGCCCTCTATGCAGAGCGTGGCCGGCCAAAGGTCTATAACTTTATTGCCGGCCTGGGTGGTCGTGATGTTACGGTAGAAAATTTTGAAGAGATAGTTTCAAAGGCATTTACTTATGCCAAAAAGAGACCGAAGCAACTTTACGAAATGATCGGAGTGAGGGAGATATGA
- the porD gene encoding pyruvate synthase subunit PorD — translation MAKIDAVMGWKKLDLGCVIRQPGSSRTFKTGDWRSQRPVVDRDKCIKCGLCWVYCPDLAMVPAEEGYYKVNLDYCKGCGICAKECPKDAITMVLEED, via the coding sequence ATGGCAAAGATAGACGCCGTAATGGGTTGGAAAAAACTCGATTTGGGCTGTGTCATACGGCAGCCGGGCAGTTCCCGCACCTTCAAAACAGGTGATTGGCGGTCACAACGGCCGGTTGTGGATAGGGACAAATGTATTAAGTGTGGGTTATGTTGGGTTTATTGCCCTGATCTTGCTATGGTCCCGGCAGAGGAGGGGTATTACAAGGTCAATCTGGATTACTGTAAGGGTTGCGGCATCTGTGCCAAAGAATGTCCTAAAGACGCCATTACCATGGTTTTAGAGGAGGATTAG